One stretch of Methylopila sp. 73B DNA includes these proteins:
- the lexA gene encoding transcriptional repressor LexA, with protein sequence MLTRKQYELLRFIHERLKETGVPPSFDEMKDALDLKSKSGIHRLIMALEERGFIRRLPNRARALEVVKLPEAAAPPVSRPTGRFAPNVIEGNLGRVRPPQSDDDDNRMVAIPVMGRIAAGVPIEAIQAKSHTIAVSPDMLSTGEHFALEVRGDSMIEAGILDGDLVLIRKQTVADTGDIVVALVDDEEATLKRLRKRGASIALEAANPAYETRIFGPDRVAIQGRLVGLIRRY encoded by the coding sequence ATGCTGACGCGCAAACAGTACGAACTGCTCCGCTTCATCCATGAGCGGCTGAAGGAGACCGGCGTGCCGCCCTCCTTCGACGAGATGAAGGACGCGCTGGATCTCAAGTCGAAATCCGGCATTCACCGCCTCATCATGGCGCTCGAGGAGCGCGGGTTCATCCGGCGCCTGCCGAACCGCGCGCGGGCGCTGGAGGTGGTGAAGCTGCCGGAGGCGGCGGCCCCCCCTGTCTCGCGGCCCACGGGCCGGTTCGCTCCCAACGTCATCGAGGGCAATCTGGGGCGGGTGCGCCCGCCGCAGTCGGACGACGACGACAACCGCATGGTCGCGATCCCGGTCATGGGCCGGATCGCCGCCGGCGTGCCGATCGAGGCGATCCAGGCGAAGAGCCACACCATCGCGGTCTCCCCCGACATGCTGTCCACGGGCGAGCACTTCGCGCTCGAGGTGCGCGGCGACTCGATGATCGAGGCCGGCATCCTCGACGGGGACCTTGTCCTCATCCGCAAGCAGACCGTCGCGGACACCGGCGACATCGTTGTCGCGCTCGTCGACGACGAGGAGGCGACGCTGAAGCGCCTGCGCAAGCGCGGCGCGTCGATCGCCCTCGAAGCGGCGAACCCGGCCTACGAGACGCGTATTTTCGGCCCCGACCGGGTGGCGATCCAGGGGCGGCTCGTCGGGCTGATCCGGCGCTACTGA
- the gltX gene encoding glutamate--tRNA ligase yields MSETVVTRFAPSPTGFLHIGGARTALFNWLFAKSLGGTMLLRIEDTDRARSTEAAIAAILDGLTWLGLDWDGEPVFQFARAARHREAVEQMLADGRAYRCYATAQELEEMRSTAQAEGRPPRYDGRWRDRPASEAPTDRQPAIRLKAPTEGETVVDDLVQGRVVIPNKDLDDLVLLRSDGTPTYMLAVVVDDHDMGVTHVIRGVDHLTNAARQTQIYAALGWPVPKMAHIPLIHGPDGAKLSKRHGALGAEAYREMGFLPEALRNYLARLGWSHGDDEIFSTAQAIKWFDIADVGRSAARFDMAKLSNLNGHYMRATPDDDLLAAFKASLPYLPGGPEAAARLNATGRWSAFEGALPGLKERAKTLVELLDGARFLTDARPLAVEPAAEALLTPEARALLASLHGRLTALEPWSAAGAEEIVRTLAEEAGVKLGALAQPLRAALTGRKTSPGIFDVLVALGKEESLARIADQASGA; encoded by the coding sequence TTGTCCGAGACCGTCGTCACCCGTTTCGCGCCCTCGCCCACGGGCTTCCTGCACATCGGCGGCGCGCGCACCGCGCTGTTCAACTGGCTGTTCGCGAAGAGCCTGGGCGGCACGATGCTGCTCCGGATCGAAGACACCGACCGGGCGCGATCGACCGAGGCCGCGATCGCCGCGATCCTCGACGGCCTGACCTGGCTCGGCCTCGACTGGGACGGCGAGCCGGTGTTCCAGTTCGCCCGCGCCGCGCGCCACCGCGAGGCGGTGGAGCAGATGCTGGCGGACGGGCGCGCCTACCGCTGCTACGCCACGGCGCAGGAGCTCGAGGAGATGCGCTCCACGGCTCAGGCCGAGGGGCGGCCGCCGCGCTACGATGGCCGCTGGCGCGACCGCCCGGCCTCCGAGGCGCCGACCGATCGCCAGCCCGCCATCCGGCTGAAGGCGCCGACCGAGGGCGAGACCGTGGTGGACGATCTGGTCCAGGGCCGCGTCGTGATCCCGAACAAGGACCTCGACGACCTCGTCCTGCTGCGCTCCGACGGCACGCCGACCTACATGCTCGCGGTGGTGGTCGACGACCACGACATGGGCGTCACCCACGTCATCCGCGGCGTGGACCATCTCACGAACGCCGCGCGCCAGACGCAGATCTACGCGGCGCTAGGCTGGCCAGTGCCGAAGATGGCGCACATTCCGCTGATCCATGGGCCCGACGGCGCGAAGCTGTCGAAGCGGCACGGGGCGCTGGGCGCCGAGGCCTACCGCGAGATGGGCTTCCTGCCGGAGGCGCTGCGCAACTATCTGGCCCGGCTGGGCTGGAGCCACGGCGATGACGAGATCTTCTCGACCGCGCAGGCGATCAAGTGGTTCGACATCGCCGACGTCGGCCGTTCCGCCGCGCGGTTCGACATGGCGAAGCTGTCGAACCTCAACGGCCACTACATGCGCGCCACCCCGGACGACGACCTGCTGGCGGCGTTCAAGGCGTCCCTGCCCTATCTGCCGGGCGGCCCCGAGGCGGCGGCGCGGCTCAACGCGACCGGGCGCTGGAGCGCCTTCGAAGGCGCCCTTCCCGGCCTGAAGGAGCGCGCGAAGACCCTGGTGGAGCTGCTCGACGGCGCGCGCTTCCTAACCGACGCTCGTCCGCTCGCCGTCGAGCCTGCGGCCGAGGCGCTGCTGACGCCGGAGGCGCGCGCCCTGCTCGCCTCCTTGCACGGCCGTCTGACGGCGCTGGAGCCGTGGTCCGCGGCGGGGGCGGAGGAGATCGTCCGCACGCTCGCCGAGGAGGCCGGCGTGAAGCTTGGGGCGCTCGCCCAGCCGCTGCGCGCGGCGCTCACCGGCCGCAAGACTTCGCCCGGAATCTTCGACGTGCTGGTCGCGCTCGGCAAGGAGGAGAGCCTTGCGCGCATCGCGGATCAGGCTTCCGGCGCCTAA
- a CDS encoding ComEC/Rec2 family competence protein — protein sequence MTTAAMETIAGGMAGGADQSRRRGARTAALPGFGAVSGGRFADALASARDWTLDRLVEEADAGRFALWAPIAFGAGVVVYFTAAHEPELWAAILLAGLGAALAVAARRRFVALGLALAFAFGAAGFLAAKLATVRAEAPALTRAFRADAAGRVIAIEPRDRGQRRITLELDRLGALGLNERPRRARVTLGADPVLSAGDRLTLSAFWRPPQGPVRPGGYDFARAAFFEGVGATGQQARDVRNLGPAADAGAAERLSARLERLRERLTSRISATVGGDEGAVAAALVTGVRGPISATVEDEMRAAGLSHILSISGLHMALVAGTLFWLVRAALALSQRAALAWPVKSIAAIVALAGAAFYLALSGAEVATQRSFLMVAIVFVAVVVGRPAVTPRNLALAALGVMTLTPEAVLGPSFQMSFAAVAALVAWFEARPRDERPPPDGRAARALRWLRTAAALALVTTLVAGLATAPFAAYHFHRVTPYALAGNALATPLISLIVMPCVVGGLLFAPLGLDGPWWSLMGWGLSGVLAIARAVASWPGSERAIPAFGAPALALLSLGLAWLCVWRTALRYAAAPVIAAGLALAAAPGRPDLVIDRDGRAAAIRGADGRLALLGARPTTFAAKVWLAADGDIVDRDGRPPRSATPRCDAYGCVGRLDDERDVALVWDARAFEEDCRRAALVITRLEAPPACAKTAAVIDRAALRATGALSLTREGDAFVATAARDPAGHRPWEGAAATVRPPPDVLALRFEPRRPPQSSDITKPVDPTDPADDDLPLDDDQ from the coding sequence ATGACGACCGCAGCTATGGAAACGATCGCGGGCGGCATGGCGGGGGGGGCGGACCAGAGCAGACGGAGAGGCGCGCGGACGGCCGCGCTGCCGGGCTTCGGCGCGGTCTCCGGCGGCCGGTTCGCGGACGCCCTGGCGAGCGCGCGCGATTGGACGCTCGACCGCTTGGTCGAGGAGGCCGACGCGGGGCGTTTCGCGCTGTGGGCGCCGATCGCCTTCGGCGCCGGGGTGGTCGTCTACTTCACCGCGGCGCACGAGCCCGAGCTCTGGGCCGCAATCCTGCTCGCAGGCCTCGGCGCGGCGCTGGCGGTCGCCGCGCGGCGCCGCTTCGTCGCGCTCGGCCTTGCGCTCGCCTTCGCGTTCGGGGCGGCGGGCTTCCTCGCCGCCAAGCTCGCAACCGTCCGCGCCGAGGCGCCGGCTCTGACGCGCGCGTTTCGGGCGGACGCCGCCGGCCGGGTGATCGCGATCGAGCCGCGCGACCGCGGCCAGCGCCGGATCACGCTGGAGCTGGATCGGCTCGGGGCGCTCGGCTTAAACGAGCGGCCCCGCCGGGCGCGGGTGACGCTTGGCGCGGACCCGGTCCTGTCCGCTGGCGACCGCCTGACGCTGTCGGCGTTCTGGCGTCCGCCGCAAGGGCCGGTGCGGCCCGGCGGCTACGACTTCGCCCGGGCCGCCTTCTTCGAGGGCGTGGGCGCGACGGGGCAGCAGGCGAGGGACGTCCGCAATCTCGGACCCGCGGCGGACGCGGGCGCCGCCGAGCGGCTGTCCGCCCGGCTCGAACGGCTGCGGGAGCGCCTGACGTCGCGGATCTCGGCCACAGTCGGCGGCGACGAGGGCGCCGTCGCGGCGGCGCTCGTCACCGGCGTGCGCGGGCCGATCAGCGCGACCGTCGAGGACGAGATGCGCGCGGCCGGCCTCAGCCACATCCTATCGATCTCCGGGCTGCACATGGCGCTGGTCGCGGGCACCCTGTTCTGGCTGGTGCGCGCCGCCCTCGCGCTGTCGCAACGCGCGGCGCTCGCCTGGCCGGTGAAGAGCATAGCTGCGATCGTCGCGCTCGCGGGCGCCGCGTTCTACCTCGCGCTTTCCGGCGCGGAGGTGGCGACCCAGCGCTCCTTCCTGATGGTCGCGATCGTGTTCGTGGCCGTCGTTGTCGGCCGCCCGGCCGTCACCCCGCGCAACCTGGCGCTCGCCGCGCTGGGCGTCATGACGCTGACCCCCGAGGCCGTCCTGGGGCCAAGTTTCCAGATGTCGTTCGCGGCCGTCGCGGCGCTCGTCGCCTGGTTCGAGGCCCGGCCGCGCGATGAGCGTCCGCCGCCCGACGGCCGGGCGGCGCGCGCGCTCCGGTGGCTGAGGACCGCGGCGGCGCTCGCGCTCGTCACCACGCTGGTGGCGGGGCTCGCGACCGCGCCCTTCGCCGCCTACCACTTCCACCGGGTGACGCCCTACGCGCTGGCCGGCAACGCGCTCGCGACGCCGCTGATCAGCCTGATCGTCATGCCCTGCGTGGTCGGCGGCCTGCTGTTCGCGCCGCTCGGCCTCGACGGCCCCTGGTGGAGCCTGATGGGCTGGGGCCTCAGCGGCGTGCTGGCGATCGCCCGCGCGGTCGCCTCCTGGCCGGGCTCCGAGCGCGCGATCCCAGCCTTCGGCGCCCCGGCGCTCGCCCTGCTGTCGCTGGGGCTGGCCTGGCTCTGCGTGTGGCGAACCGCCCTCCGCTACGCAGCCGCGCCCGTAATTGCGGCGGGCCTCGCTTTGGCTGCGGCTCCTGGGCGACCGGACCTGGTGATCGACCGCGACGGCCGCGCCGCCGCGATCCGGGGCGCCGACGGGCGGCTGGCGCTGCTGGGCGCCCGCCCGACCACCTTCGCCGCGAAGGTCTGGCTCGCGGCCGACGGCGACATCGTCGACCGCGACGGCCGGCCACCGAGGTCGGCGACGCCGCGCTGCGACGCCTATGGCTGCGTCGGCCGGCTCGACGACGAACGCGACGTCGCGCTGGTCTGGGACGCGCGCGCTTTCGAGGAGGATTGCCGGCGGGCGGCGCTCGTCATCACCCGGCTTGAGGCGCCGCCTGCCTGCGCTAAGACGGCGGCCGTCATCGACCGCGCCGCGTTGCGCGCCACCGGCGCGCTGTCGCTCACGCGCGAGGGCGACGCATTCGTCGCGACCGCCGCGCGCGATCCCGCCGGACATAGGCCCTGGGAGGGAGCGGCGGCGACGGTCCGCCCGCCGCCGGACGTTCTGGCGCTGCGTTTCGAACCCCGTCGTCCGCCGCAATCGAGTGACATTACAAAGCCGGTCGACCCGACCGACCCGGCCGACGACGACTTGCCTTTGGACGACGATCAGTAG